One genomic window of Arthrobacter caoxuetaonis includes the following:
- a CDS encoding collagen-like protein codes for MNCPLYARVPALAAATAAALLLGACTPASSPDDAGAFHACLDGSSLQFTGISTDAGELSCGPDEVPVSWLAAGPADDAPQVDATAKPAGPERGERGEKGEKGEPGDKGDDGAPGQNGLTGPSGPAGAAGPAGAAGPAGAAGAAGLPGRDGNSIRSGSGLPAAALGIDGDFYLDTASFVVYGPKTGGAWPLGTQSLVGPQGPMGAQGAPGIQGPAGAEGLQGVKGDTGDTGPIGPAGPQGPEGAAGPVGPQGPQGPPGPAGAGTVFVSFLPGTIDPAAFTDGAGYFPIAGSVAPSSSRAANEIRLPRAGTITEMRVEMTERTSSIDVYLVRDGLFQPLMSCTTTSQCGRTGSLAVAQNQKLVLWVRGLGPAPIENLRVSLLFE; via the coding sequence GTGAACTGCCCCCTCTACGCGCGCGTGCCGGCCCTTGCCGCAGCGACTGCCGCCGCTTTGCTGCTCGGCGCCTGCACCCCCGCCTCATCACCCGACGACGCCGGCGCCTTCCACGCCTGCCTTGACGGGTCTTCGCTGCAGTTCACGGGGATCTCCACGGACGCCGGCGAACTGTCCTGCGGCCCGGACGAAGTGCCCGTGTCCTGGCTGGCGGCCGGCCCGGCGGACGATGCGCCGCAGGTGGACGCCACTGCCAAGCCAGCGGGCCCGGAAAGAGGGGAAAGAGGGGAAAAAGGGGAGAAAGGCGAACCGGGAGATAAAGGTGACGACGGCGCCCCCGGACAGAACGGGCTCACCGGCCCTTCCGGCCCGGCAGGGGCAGCAGGGCCGGCAGGTGCCGCCGGGCCGGCAGGTGCCGCCGGGGCAGCAGGGCTTCCAGGACGGGATGGAAACAGCATCCGCAGCGGTTCCGGACTGCCCGCCGCAGCTCTGGGTATCGACGGTGATTTTTACCTCGATACCGCCAGCTTCGTGGTCTACGGGCCCAAGACCGGCGGGGCGTGGCCGCTCGGCACACAAAGTCTGGTGGGACCACAGGGGCCGATGGGCGCCCAAGGGGCGCCGGGCATCCAGGGGCCTGCAGGCGCCGAAGGATTACAGGGAGTTAAGGGCGACACCGGCGATACCGGACCCATCGGGCCAGCCGGACCACAGGGACCCGAAGGTGCTGCAGGGCCGGTCGGACCGCAGGGGCCACAGGGCCCCCCGGGTCCCGCAGGGGCCGGGACGGTCTTCGTCAGTTTCCTGCCCGGCACCATAGATCCCGCAGCTTTCACCGACGGTGCGGGTTACTTCCCGATCGCCGGCTCGGTGGCTCCCTCCAGCTCGCGAGCCGCTAACGAAATTCGACTGCCGCGCGCGGGGACCATCACCGAGATGAGAGTCGAGATGACGGAACGGACCAGCAGCATCGATGTGTACCTCGTCCGTGACGGCCTGTTCCAACCCCTCATGTCCTGCACGACTACCTCCCAATGTGGGCGCACTGGATCGCTGGCCGTGGCGCAGAACCAGAAACTCGTCCTGTGGGTTCGCGGCTTGGGGCCCGCCCCCATTGAGAACCTGCGCGTATCACTGCTCTTCGAGTAG
- a CDS encoding FAD-binding oxidoreductase — translation MSTESLNAPGTTFAEGHAAVLSAAARSSVEHEDRLKASTDRSGFVAASLPEGVVFAQDAGEVAEVLRRATAHRVPVVPRGAGTGLAGASSARQGEIVLDVSGMNQILRIDPEEQLAVVQPGVLNAELNAAAGQYGLFYAPDPASTAICSIGGNIATNAGGMRCAKYGVTREAVLALRVILADGRELRTGRETIKGVSGYDLNALMIGSEGTLGIVVEATLRLRPLPVQTATVAAFFPNVEQAARAASAVVAARIQPSMMELMDGQTLEAVDAALGTDYRSRGASFLLVQTDGHGAFLEQDVVMDAVSPFGICERAVDDEQAAALVTARREAIPSLEKLGRVSIGDVGVPRGKLADVVSGLEAIAERTGVRIFTIAHASDGNLHPMIVMDPEESVTEGPPKVALGEMFHLAKSLGGTLTGEHGIGLLKRDWLQEELGDVSLEVMHTIRQALDPLGILNPGKAI, via the coding sequence GTGAGCACCGAGTCCCTGAACGCACCCGGAACCACCTTTGCGGAAGGGCATGCTGCAGTACTCAGCGCAGCAGCCCGGTCTTCCGTGGAGCACGAGGACCGGTTGAAAGCCAGCACCGACCGTTCAGGCTTTGTTGCTGCCAGCCTCCCGGAAGGAGTGGTCTTTGCCCAGGACGCCGGGGAAGTGGCGGAAGTCCTGCGCCGGGCCACCGCCCACCGCGTGCCGGTGGTTCCGCGCGGAGCCGGAACCGGACTGGCCGGAGCCTCCTCAGCCCGGCAGGGCGAAATCGTCCTCGATGTCTCCGGTATGAACCAAATCCTGCGCATCGATCCCGAGGAGCAGCTCGCCGTCGTGCAACCGGGCGTCCTCAATGCCGAATTGAACGCCGCTGCCGGCCAATACGGTCTGTTCTACGCTCCGGACCCGGCCAGCACCGCCATCTGCTCGATCGGCGGGAACATCGCCACCAATGCCGGGGGTATGCGCTGCGCCAAGTACGGCGTCACCCGTGAGGCTGTGCTGGCCCTGCGGGTCATCCTTGCTGACGGACGCGAACTGCGCACCGGACGGGAAACCATCAAGGGAGTCAGCGGCTATGACCTCAACGCCTTGATGATCGGTTCCGAAGGCACGCTCGGCATCGTCGTCGAGGCAACGCTGCGGCTGCGCCCGCTGCCTGTGCAGACCGCCACGGTTGCCGCCTTCTTCCCGAATGTGGAGCAGGCGGCCCGGGCGGCGTCGGCCGTGGTGGCGGCTCGCATCCAGCCCTCCATGATGGAGCTGATGGACGGACAGACCCTGGAAGCGGTCGACGCCGCGCTGGGCACCGACTACCGTTCCCGCGGCGCATCCTTCCTGCTGGTCCAGACCGACGGGCACGGCGCGTTCCTGGAGCAGGACGTGGTGATGGACGCCGTCTCACCCTTTGGTATCTGTGAACGGGCGGTCGACGACGAGCAGGCTGCAGCGCTCGTCACGGCCCGCCGGGAAGCCATCCCATCGCTGGAAAAGCTGGGCCGGGTATCGATCGGGGACGTTGGGGTGCCGCGCGGGAAGCTGGCCGACGTCGTCTCCGGGCTTGAAGCGATCGCCGAACGCACCGGGGTGCGGATCTTCACGATTGCCCATGCCTCGGACGGTAACCTGCACCCCATGATCGTGATGGATCCCGAAGAGTCCGTGACGGAAGGACCGCCCAAGGTCGCCCTCGGGGAGATGTTCCACCTCGCCAAGTCCCTGGGCGGAACCCTCACCGGAGAGCACGGCATTGGCCTGCTCAAGCGGGACTGGCTGCAGGAAGAGCTTGGCGACGTCTCGCTGGAAGTCATGCACACCATCCGGCAGGCACTGGACCCGCTGGGCATCCTCAACCCGGGCAAGGCCATCTAG